The Triticum aestivum cultivar Chinese Spring chromosome 4B, IWGSC CS RefSeq v2.1, whole genome shotgun sequence sequence GCTACGAAACATGGTGGACGCCGTGGCCGGGTGGCACACGGCGGTGGGGACGGCCGGAAGGTGGACGCCGTGCCCGGAGCGGCGCGCGGCAGTGCGGCGAGCGCCAAGCTTGCTACCGGGCGCGTGCCATGAGGACCAAACGAAATTAAGGTGACCATTTGTGGAAGCAGCTCACTCCATGACATTGCACATCCAACAATGATATGCAAAATGAATAGTGATGAGATAAGAATACGATAATTGTGTATGCGCCATCACATCCAGCTTTAGTTCTTGATAGAAAATTATTTAGCAATAGAACTATCGTATATACCAAGTTTTCCTTCGTTGATGCATAATTGCATTGCCGGTAATTAATCATAAAAGCATAATTGAGGAGATAGCACTGTCAAATTTTCTAACTTCGGTATTACTATTTCCTCTGTTGGATTATTAAACAAAATTTAGAGTCTCCTATCTTTAGCCATTATTTTATTAGCAAATATTTATATATATTTTGCGAATATTTAGATTGTACAAGCAAAATTTAATACTACTCCCTCCGACCCATATTAATTGGCACTGATGTTTTGTACTAAATCAACGATAATTATTATGGATCAAAGATGTACTAGAGTATGTTAATCCCAAATACATAGTCGAAACCATGCAATTAATAATTTCTAGATTTCACAACTAATTAATACAAAATATCCAGATTTTTAGGTATAAATTAAACATCAGATTTTTTTATGAAAGATAGATTTATTATATGCATCTTATACATTTTTTATTAACTTGTACATACAAAAGGTATATGCTAAGATTGTATCTTGAAGATTGGTCATATCTAAACCATATTGATTTTTCGAACAGTGTGAGTATTACTTTATTCATCatgatttttttatgattttttttttgagaaggagGATCATCCTGGCCTCTGCATCCGACATATGCATGCGTCCATATTATTAAAAGGTGTCAACAAAATACAAAGTCTGCAATCTAGATGATTTTTTTAATGATGACTGTCAAAATCTAAAACGTAGAATCAACCTCAAGGGCTTTGTTAGGTCACTCTTACTCAAGACTGATCTTAGATCACTCCAGGTAATCTCGCAGTTTCCTGTCAAATCAGCCAGTCAGAAAAGTTGGACTATGTGTACTCATTTAATGGCGTACATCCGAATTTGCTGGCACCATTAAATGAGCACACTCTAAATGACAGCATATCACCTGATTTGGATTCGAATAAAGCACTAAATGAGAGCATATCTGGCACCACATTGCAGATTGCAGTAACTGACAGTATGCCTGCATCACACTGTCGAGTAGGAAACGCAGTCGAGTAAGCAACCGCCGCGTCTGACCGTGACTTCGCCGGTGACCGGTCACGTGCCCGCCCGTCCTATAAACACAACCGTTCCATCAGAGTCGACCAGATCAAAGCCTTTTGTCAGTCGCTCGCTGTCACTCGACACCATGTGGAACAACGGGGCGATGAGCGGCCAAGTTTACCCACCGCCGCCGGCGGCGATggcgccgcagccgcagcctcacGGGCAGGTGGCGGCCAACAACTGGGCGGGCAACGACGCCAACACGCTGCTGGTGGTGGCGACGCTGATCACCACGCTCACGTACCAGCTCGGGTGCAGCGTCCCCGGCGGGTACTGGCAGGACACGCTGCCGGCGGACGGCAAGCAGAAGCCGCACGAGGCCGGTGACCCCATCATGCGCGACAAGCACCCGCAAAGGTACGCACAGGGTACATGCTCCTGGTTAGAAACTTAGATTCTGATCGAAAGCCCGGTGGTCATGCGGACGTTCCTTGACTGATGGCATGCATGCGTGCAGGTACTGGGTGTTCATGGCGGCGAGCTGGATGGGGTTCCTGGCGTCCATGATGATGACGCTGAGCCTGCTGGTACGCCTGCCGGTGGACTCGCGGCAGGTCCGGTGGTCCTTCGCCGTCGCCTACTCTAGCCTGGTGCTCACCTTCATCGTGTCGCAGGCCAAGACGCACATCTCAATCGACATCGCCATCTGGTTGGTCACCGTCGTTTTCCTGTGGCTCATGATCAGCGTCCGCCCTGAGCACCGGGCGCGTATTCTCCGTTTCTTCTGCTGCAACCGCGAGAACTGACGCCCCAAGCTTTAGTGTTCTTATGTCTTTGTCGGGTATAAACTGCTGTGAGTTCAGAACTTTTTTGTCGTCTAAAAAGTTCAGAAGTTGTAACTTTGTTTAGACTCGGAGTAATAACAAAAGGGGACGCCTAGGCGTCACTTATATTAATTAAAAAGTCTTTCAGTCGATTTTGTCAAAGCCGTTTGGATTTACAGGTACGCAATCCTTCTGCCAGCCActattcatcttcctcctcccgctaGTCGACATTCTGCCGAGCCTGACAGCCTGCGGCCCAACCTTGTTTGACCTGATCATCCCTCTAAACCTCGCACCGAGCTCCCGGGCTGGCAGCCTTCACGCACTCAAACAATCGAGCTTCTGATTGGCCTCCGCACGTGACATCGCGGCCACGTCGCCGCAAGCTCCGGCTCGCTTTAGGCGAGACCTCGACGGTGAGTCCCCGTCTGGGCCTCGGGGCTACACGCACGAGAACCGACCGATGCAAACAAAACCTTAACTTTTTTTTGAAATTGATTGGATTGCTTATCACATGTGTTACGTGCTAACAAAAACTCGATTGCATGAGAAATAAATGTGCCTTTTTTGGTGGTTGacaactttttttttttgaaaatgatgGTTGACAAGTAACCGACAAATCCTTGCAGCAAATAGGAATGCGCTGCGTACTCTAGATCGTGGCCGGCCCAACAAGGCTGATGAGCACTTATTTATTTGTTTATTTATGTGCTTTTTACCTAAACAATGTTCTATTTTATCAAAAAAAAACTTTTACCTACACCTAGTTTGGCTCCCTATAATTTAACTTTGATTTATTCAATTTATGCTAGAATATGAAATTGATTCTGAAAGAGTCTAATTTCAATATTTTACTCCAtagttaggatcttgcctctccattagtatCCCCCTACactattgtcagacttagaaccacgacagttggcgcccaccgtggggcgggtgtcttagcgacttactggagaagttgcaattttttccgatctccttcatcatggtttcaggcggagttttggttgagggccgcgagatccgtctcggcgcgctcacgttcgtcaccgacgactctgcttggcttcaggaggctccgctcgacatcgacgggctcccagtccgcggagcgacgcactttcgcgcgtgcgtccgcggtgtcctcgtgcggcagccgtcgacccagtatcggtcggtttCTGTGTTGTCCTCccccctgtttcccgccggcgcaaacGCTCCGGCTGGtcaaggcttcagcggtgggtgagacacgcggtggctcgccaatcggccaccccccaagtcgcaacaatcgagcccgacaaatctctctacggcctgttcgatctgtcgactggctccgcagagactgcatccgagtgcgacagcagtgatccagcggcggagattctgatggtcgatggaccacgcagtcctcccagTTTTCCTGGCGCCGACGGAGGCGACgacggaggcgatccgtcgcatgaccatgaggagtatctccccgagcccctcacttcgctgcaaagggaagaacttcgccgccggaacatggatgcgctacacactcctatcgttggagaaactcccgaggctcgtgccttagaggacgtgcgcttggccaacttggctgagcgcactcgaatggagaacctccagcgagcactcgacgagcgtgcgcggcaacgggttcTGGATTCCAGTCGATGTCAGCTCTTTccacaaccgactcaggtatatcgaactccgattcagaatttagcagctgtgacccgtatagcagagtcaattcagccttcccaatcagaggctggcagaggctttttgcagatcagagatttactccgggcagcaggagatcaaaattcagctgtatcgcagtcgcggaataggattcacagcagatccctggctgcaaatacagtccagtcggctcatggccccagatcgcccccgaggcgtgaggggcgtggagaccggcacgatcagtacaagaaccgtgagcagtatgatcaccaaatcgatcgcgatgatcgacgttgagtgcccacccctcccccaaggggtggatcgtacgcgcctcAACAACAGGATGATAGtcgccagcacagtgttgggcgaaggatcccagtcgaccctagggaaccaggctttgatgcgagatccattattgttcaaggtctggtcgacaggaacagagctcatcgagaggatcacgacagagatgtacccactagcagcagagtgcacgtctcaggaccagagtgtttcagcagagccatcagggccgcggtgattcctcccaacttcaggttggcgactggagtcaataagttcactagtgagtccaagcctgatacttggcttgaagactaccgaatggctgttcagattggcggcggcaatgatgaggtggccatgaaacatctgcctcttatgttggaaggctcggccagagcatggttgaattagttagcacccagcagcatttacacctgggaagatctttcccgagtgtttgtcagaacgtttgaagggacttacaagcgaccagcaggactgacagagctgcaaacttgtgtgcaaaagtcgaatgagactttgagagattacatccagagatggatcacattgcatcacacagtagagaatgtatctgatcaccaggcagtctgtgccttcaaggaaggtgttaagtatagagagctaaacctgaaatttggtcgaaccagagacatgtctctgagtcgaatgatggagatagccaccaagtatgccaatggtgaagaagaggatcggctccggagtggcaagcacaagtcagtcgcccacgaaaccggaggagggaactccagtcggaagcagaagtggaaagccaagccagctgctcctggagaagccttggccgtgactcaaggaaagtttaaagcgaagcccaaagggccttggaaccctaagaaggtgaaagacaaggaaggaaatgacgtgatggatttgccgtgccacatccacacgaaaaaAGATGAgaagggtaacttcatctacccgaaacataccactcgacagtgtcggctcctgatccagcaattccaggggaaacaacccaaagataaggaaaaggagtcggacaaagttgaggacaaagaggatagtgatgatggatatccccaggtcaatttcaccctgatgatttttgctgatgttgaaagcaaaagtcgattgaaagttatcaaccgagaagtgaatatggtcgctccgacGACACCCaactatctgaaatggtctcagactgccatcacattcgaccagtccgatcaaccgacacacatagccactcctgggaggcaagctctggtggtcgacccagtcatcgaaGGCACTCGAATGACTAAAGTtttcatggatggtggcagtagcctgaatatacggtatgcagagacattgaaagggatgggcattccgatgtccagactcagtaccagcaacatgagtttctatggagtcattcctggaaagaaggctgcgtcactcggtcagattgctcttgatgtagttttcgatgattccaaaaattaccgcaaagaaaagttgacatttgaagttgtggatttccagagtgcctatcacactattttgggcaggccagcttatgcacgttttatggctcgaccatgttacgtgtacctcaaattgaagatgcctggccccaaaggtgtgatcactgttactggcaatcggaagaaggcggaagagtgatttcaaaaaggctcaaagatcgccgatgctcaaatggtagcagaagagtggcaggagcaccagaaaaatgcagacccaagtgatttgttgcgagccaagaagcccgctacagaatcagcatttcagtcgtctggtgagacgaaaccgattcacattcacctgaccgaccccaatgctgctccgactcatatctctacaacgctcgactccaaataggaagaagcgctcatccagttcctctgtgagaactgggacatcttcgcatggaaaccttctgacatgccgggtgttcccagggggctagctgagcaccgtctacgagtcgactcaaaagtgaaacctgttaaagaacatcttcgacggtccgtcgtccagaaaagaaaagccattggcgaggaggtggcccgactcttagcagcagagtttatctgagagatttaccactccgagtggcacgccaatgttgtcatggtccccaagaaggacaagtcacttcgcatgtgcatcgagttcaaacatatcaatcgggcctgcctgaaagatcatttttctctcccccgcatcgaccaaatagtcgactcgactgcgggatgtgagtgcTTGTATttcttagacgcttattccggttaccatcagatccgtctgtatggacccgatgagatcaaaacagctttcatcaccccattcgggtgcttctattatgtcaccatgccattcgccctcaagaatgccggagccacgttcatgaggatgattcagaagtgtttgctcactcaaatcagtcggaatatggaagcatacatggatggtattgtggtcaagtcacggaaaggttccgacctgctgactgatcttgcagagacatttgccaacctcaggaggtatgatatcaagcttaatccatcaaagtgcacattcggggttcctggaggaaagttactcggttttctcgtttccgaacgaggaatcaacgccaatccagaaaaagttggtactatactccgaatgaaacgtcctatgcgtgtgcacgatgtccagaagcttactggttgcttggccgcgttaagtcgattcatctctcgtctcggtgagaaggcattgcctctttaccgactgatgaagaagtcagacaagttcgagtggactcctgaagctgatgcagcgtttgcagagctaaaaaccctgctttccacccagtcggtgcttgctgccccaatcaacaaagagcctttgctgctttacattgcagccacaggacaagtcgtcggtacagtacttacggtcgagcgggaagaagaaggaaaagcctttaaagt is a genomic window containing:
- the LOC123094991 gene encoding uncharacterized protein: MWNNGAMSGQVYPPPPAAMAPQPQPHGQVAANNWAGNDANTLLVVATLITTLTYQLGCSVPGGYWQDTLPADGKQKPHEAGDPIMRDKHPQRYWVFMAASWMGFLASMMMTLSLLVRLPVDSRQVRWSFAVAYSSLVLTFIVSQAKTHISIDIAIWLVTVVFLWLMISVRPEHRARILRFFCCNREN